From Paenibacillus sp. PL2-23:
AATCGGACTACTCCGTGCTGAAGCAAAACCTGCTGCAGGAGCTGCTGCTCGGCAGGCAGCTGTCCGCCTCGTCGATTAAGGCGAAGCTGGAGCAATACGAGGTGAAGGTGCGTCCGGAGGATACGGCTATGCTGCTTGCCGTGCAGCTTGGGGCCTATTTCCAAGGAATGGACGAGGGGTCCGTTGCCTTGATGGAATATGCGATCGGGAACATTGCAGAGGATATTTTTGCCCAGCCCTATCGGGTATGGCATGGCAAGGCCCCTCATGATTGTGTGGCGATCATCGTATCCGCGCCATCCCACGGCGATTCCTCCGTGTTCCGCAAGGAGCGTATTCGCTCACTGGGCTTATGGTTCCAGGAGACGGTCAACGACTTCCTGAAGGGCAATATCTCCATTGTGTTCTCGGATTGGTTCCATTTCCCCCAGGAGGTTGCGGGGATGTACCGCAGCGTGCAGGCGGCGATGTACCGGATGAATCAAGAGGACGAATATTTGGTGTTCCTTGACGATCTGCCGGAGCGGAGAATAACGAGCCTCAAGGTGATCGAGGAGCTGTACAAGCCGCCGACTCTGCTGCAGCTGCTGGAATCGGGACAATGGGAGGGCGTCGAGGAGAAGCTTCGCGTCCTGTTCCTGGCGTTGTCCAGCTCACAGGTATCGCGTGAGCAGCTTTACGAGGTATTTTTGTCCATATCCAATGCCTATCTGTATGTTGCCCACAAGCGAGGTGTCGATTTGTATAGTGTGAAGGCCGGCGGCGTTGATCTGGTGCTGGACCGCAGCATGCTGCAATCTACGGACAAGCTGGAGGCATGGTCAAGCGGCGTGCTGGGCATTCTTCGGCAGGAGTGGGCGGATGATGAGAAGTACAACAAAAACCATATTATCAAGCAGGTGCAGGAGCTGGTGCTCTCCGATCTTGGCGGTGAAACCTCGGTGAAGACAATCGCGGACAAGGTGTATTTGCATCCCGTCTACTTATCCAAAATTTATAAGAGCGAGACAGGGGAGAGCCTCGGCGACTACATTATCCGGATGCGGATGGAGAAGGCTGTCTATATGCTGAAGTCGACGAACAAAAAAATATACGAAATCACCGCAGAGCTGGGCTATCAGAATCCGCAATATTTCAGCAAGGTGTTCAAGAAGCATTACGGCATGACGCCCAACGAATTCAGGGATCAATAAGGGCTTCCTAAGCAACAGATTGGGAAAGGTGCAGAAATGTTCTCATAGTGTCATAGGCTGCGCTATGGGACGCCCCTATAATGAGAAGTGTAGCAACTATAACCGCAAGGGGGAACGATAGACATATGAAAGCCTTTACGAAAAAAGGATTCGTGCTCGCTTTGGCTTGTATGATGAGCGTCTCGCTGCTTGGCGCGTGCGGGAAAGCGAATAACGATGGCAATACGGCTGATAACCCGGGCAACGCTGGCAGCACATCGAACGAGAACGCGTACCAGGACAAATACGATCCACCGGTAACCATCTCCACTGTATGGGGCATTGACCCCGAGCTGAAATTCAAGAACGGCGAAACGATCGAAAATAACGTGGCAACGCAATGGGCAAAGGATACACTCGGCATTGATATCCAATCGATCTGGTCCGTCACGGACTCCAATAACGCGTTTGCGACCAAAATGCGTCTTGCGCTGACGTCCGGCGAACAAATTCCCGACGTTGTTACCATCGGGGACGCTCAGCTGGCGCAGGACTTGATCGATTCCGGCCTGTTCCGCGAGGTAGGCTCCTTGTTCGATCAATATGCGAGCGACACGTGGAAGGCCGCTATGGCAATCGACGACAATGTATGGAATCCCTACACTCGCAATGGCGAGCGTATGGGTATCCCGGTGCTGGATTA
This genomic window contains:
- a CDS encoding response regulator — protein: MIEVLLVDDETYVTESLKATIPWSELGVEYVYQAASPSEAIAIMEEQSIDILVTDIRMPEMNGLQLIELVAERWPDTRCMLLTGHSDFDYAKKAIQLHAVDYLLKPVNDDDMVKSLSACIASLKEEWERDDQLNQLVYTMKSDYSVLKQNLLQELLLGRQLSASSIKAKLEQYEVKVRPEDTAMLLAVQLGAYFQGMDEGSVALMEYAIGNIAEDIFAQPYRVWHGKAPHDCVAIIVSAPSHGDSSVFRKERIRSLGLWFQETVNDFLKGNISIVFSDWFHFPQEVAGMYRSVQAAMYRMNQEDEYLVFLDDLPERRITSLKVIEELYKPPTLLQLLESGQWEGVEEKLRVLFLALSSSQVSREQLYEVFLSISNAYLYVAHKRGVDLYSVKAGGVDLVLDRSMLQSTDKLEAWSSGVLGILRQEWADDEKYNKNHIIKQVQELVLSDLGGETSVKTIADKVYLHPVYLSKIYKSETGESLGDYIIRMRMEKAVYMLKSTNKKIYEITAELGYQNPQYFSKVFKKHYGMTPNEFRDQ